Proteins encoded within one genomic window of Papio anubis isolate 15944 chromosome X, Panubis1.0, whole genome shotgun sequence:
- the PFKFB1 gene encoding 6-phosphofructo-2-kinase/fructose-2,6-bisphosphatase 1 isoform X2, translating to MSLAATPKMSPEMGELTQTRLQKIWIPHSSGSSRLHRRRGSSIPQFTNSPTMVIMVGLPARGKTYISTKLTRYLNWIGTPTKDNMEALQIRKQCALAALKDVHNYLSREEGHVAVFDATNTTRERRSLILQFAKEHGYKVFFIESICNDPGVIAENIRQVKLGSPDYVDCDREKVLEDFLKRIECYEVNYQPLDEELDSHLSYIKIFDVGTRYMVNRVQGHIQSRTVYYLMNIHVTPRSIYLCRHGESDLNLRGRIGGDSGLSVRGKQYAYALANFIQSQGISSLKVWTSHMKRTIQTAEALGVPYEQWKALNEIDAGVCEEMTYEEIQEHYPEEFALRDQDKYRYRYPKGESYEDLVQRLEPVIMELERQENVLVICHQAVMRCLLAYFLDKSSDELPYLKCPLHTVLKLTPVAYGCKVESIYLNVEAVNTHREKPENVDITREPEEALDTVPAHY from the exons CATCCATACCCCAGTTTACCAATTCCCCCACGATGGTGATCATGGTGGGTTTACCAGCTCGAGGCAAGACTTATATCTCCACGAAGCTCACACGATATCTCAACTGGATAGGAACACCAACTAAAG ACAACATGGAGGCTCTGCAAATCAGGAA GCAGTGCGCCCTAGCAGCCCTGAAGGATGTTCACAACTATCTCAGCCGTGAAGAAGGTCATGTCGCG GTTTTTGATGCCACCAACACTACCAGAGAACGGCGGTCACTGATCCTGCAGTTTGCAAAAGAACATGGTTACAAG gTGTTTTTCATTGAGTCCATTTGTAATGACCCTGGCGTAATTGCAGAAAACATCAGG CAAGTGAAACTTGGCAGCCCCGATTATGTAGACTGTGACCGTGAAAAGGTTCTGGAAGACTTTCTAAAGAGAATTGAGTGCTATGAGGTCAACTACCAACCCTTGGATGAGGAACTGGACAG CCACCTGTCCTACATCAAGATCTTCGACGTGGGCACACGCTACATGGTGAACCGAGTGCAGGGTCACATCCAGAGCCGCACAGTCTACTACCTCATGAATATCCACGTCACACCTCGCTCCATCTACCTATGCCGGCATGGTGAGAGTGATCTCAACCTCAGAGGCCGCATCGGAGGTGACTCTGGCCTCTCAGTTCGTGGCAAGCAG TATGCCTATGCCCTGGCCAACTTCATTCAGTCCCAGGGCATCAGCTCCCTGAAGGTGTGGACCAGTCACATGAAGAGGACCATCCAGACAGCTGAGGCCCTGGGTGTCCCCTATGAGCAGTGGAAGGCCCTGAATGAGATTGATGCG GGTGTCTGTGAGGAGATGACCTATGAAGAAATCCAGGAACATTACCCTGAAGAATTTGCACTGCGAGACCAAGATAAATATCGCTACCGCTATCCCAAAGGAGAG TCCTATGAGGATCTGGTTCAGCGTCTGGAGCCAGTGATAATGGAGCTAGAACGACAGGAGAATGTACTGGTGATCTGCCACCAGGCCGTCATGCGGTGCCTCCTGGCCTATTTCCTGGATAAAAGTTCAG ATGAGCTTCCATATCTCAAGTGCCCTCTGCACACAGTGCTGAAACTCACTCCTGTGGCTTATG GCTGCAAAGTGGAGTCCATCTACCTGAATGTGGAAGCCGTGAACACACACCGGGAGAAGCCTGAG AATGTGGACATCACCCGGGAACCTGAGGAAGCCCTGGATACTGTCCCTGCCCACTACTGA
- the PFKFB1 gene encoding 6-phosphofructo-2-kinase/fructose-2,6-bisphosphatase 1 isoform X4, which produces MSLAATPKMSPEMGELTQTRLQKIWIPHSSGSSRLHRRRGSSIPQFTNSPTMVIMVGLPARGKTYISTKLTRYLNWIGTPTKVFNLGQYRREAVSYKNYEFFLPDNMEALQIRKQCALAALKDVHNYLSREEGHVAVFDATNTTRERRSLILQFAKEHGYKVFFIESICNDPGVIAENIRQVKLGSPDYVDCDREKVLEDFLKRIECYEVNYQPLDEELDSHLSYIKIFDVGTRYMVNRVQGHIQSRTVYYLMNIHVTPRSIYLCRHGESDLNLRGRIGGDSGLSVRGKQYAYALANFIQSQGISSLKVWTSHMKRTIQTAEALGVPYEQWKALNEIDAGVCEEMTYEEIQEHYPEEFALRDQDKYRYRYPKGESYEDLVQRLEPVIMELERQENVLVICHQAVMRCLLAYFLDKSSDELPYLKCPLHTVLKLTPVAYGES; this is translated from the exons CATCCATACCCCAGTTTACCAATTCCCCCACGATGGTGATCATGGTGGGTTTACCAGCTCGAGGCAAGACTTATATCTCCACGAAGCTCACACGATATCTCAACTGGATAGGAACACCAACTAAAG TATTTAATTTAGGCCAGTATCGACGAGAGGCAGTGAGCTACAAGAACTATGAATTCTTTCTTCCAGACAACATGGAGGCTCTGCAAATCAGGAA GCAGTGCGCCCTAGCAGCCCTGAAGGATGTTCACAACTATCTCAGCCGTGAAGAAGGTCATGTCGCG GTTTTTGATGCCACCAACACTACCAGAGAACGGCGGTCACTGATCCTGCAGTTTGCAAAAGAACATGGTTACAAG gTGTTTTTCATTGAGTCCATTTGTAATGACCCTGGCGTAATTGCAGAAAACATCAGG CAAGTGAAACTTGGCAGCCCCGATTATGTAGACTGTGACCGTGAAAAGGTTCTGGAAGACTTTCTAAAGAGAATTGAGTGCTATGAGGTCAACTACCAACCCTTGGATGAGGAACTGGACAG CCACCTGTCCTACATCAAGATCTTCGACGTGGGCACACGCTACATGGTGAACCGAGTGCAGGGTCACATCCAGAGCCGCACAGTCTACTACCTCATGAATATCCACGTCACACCTCGCTCCATCTACCTATGCCGGCATGGTGAGAGTGATCTCAACCTCAGAGGCCGCATCGGAGGTGACTCTGGCCTCTCAGTTCGTGGCAAGCAG TATGCCTATGCCCTGGCCAACTTCATTCAGTCCCAGGGCATCAGCTCCCTGAAGGTGTGGACCAGTCACATGAAGAGGACCATCCAGACAGCTGAGGCCCTGGGTGTCCCCTATGAGCAGTGGAAGGCCCTGAATGAGATTGATGCG GGTGTCTGTGAGGAGATGACCTATGAAGAAATCCAGGAACATTACCCTGAAGAATTTGCACTGCGAGACCAAGATAAATATCGCTACCGCTATCCCAAAGGAGAG TCCTATGAGGATCTGGTTCAGCGTCTGGAGCCAGTGATAATGGAGCTAGAACGACAGGAGAATGTACTGGTGATCTGCCACCAGGCCGTCATGCGGTGCCTCCTGGCCTATTTCCTGGATAAAAGTTCAG ATGAGCTTCCATATCTCAAGTGCCCTCTGCACACAGTGCTGAAACTCACTCCTGTGGCTTATG GCGAGTCATGA
- the PFKFB1 gene encoding 6-phosphofructo-2-kinase/fructose-2,6-bisphosphatase 1 isoform X5, whose protein sequence is MFELSLVGGIRHWQKGRREGTALMEDCKLSGKSAECRVFNLGQYRREAVSYKNYEFFLPDNMEALQIRKQCALAALKDVHNYLSREEGHVAVFDATNTTRERRSLILQFAKEHGYKVFFIESICNDPGVIAENIRQVKLGSPDYVDCDREKVLEDFLKRIECYEVNYQPLDEELDSHLSYIKIFDVGTRYMVNRVQGHIQSRTVYYLMNIHVTPRSIYLCRHGESDLNLRGRIGGDSGLSVRGKQYAYALANFIQSQGISSLKVWTSHMKRTIQTAEALGVPYEQWKALNEIDAGVCEEMTYEEIQEHYPEEFALRDQDKYRYRYPKGESYEDLVQRLEPVIMELERQENVLVICHQAVMRCLLAYFLDKSSDELPYLKCPLHTVLKLTPVAYGCKVESIYLNVEAVNTHREKPENVDITREPEEALDTVPAHY, encoded by the exons ATGTTTGAGCTGAGTCTTGTGGGAGGAATAAGACATtggcagaagggaaggagagaaggaacagCTCTCATGGAGGACTGCAAGCTCTCAGGAAAATCTGCTGAGTGTAGAG TATTTAATTTAGGCCAGTATCGACGAGAGGCAGTGAGCTACAAGAACTATGAATTCTTTCTTCCAGACAACATGGAGGCTCTGCAAATCAGGAA GCAGTGCGCCCTAGCAGCCCTGAAGGATGTTCACAACTATCTCAGCCGTGAAGAAGGTCATGTCGCG GTTTTTGATGCCACCAACACTACCAGAGAACGGCGGTCACTGATCCTGCAGTTTGCAAAAGAACATGGTTACAAG gTGTTTTTCATTGAGTCCATTTGTAATGACCCTGGCGTAATTGCAGAAAACATCAGG CAAGTGAAACTTGGCAGCCCCGATTATGTAGACTGTGACCGTGAAAAGGTTCTGGAAGACTTTCTAAAGAGAATTGAGTGCTATGAGGTCAACTACCAACCCTTGGATGAGGAACTGGACAG CCACCTGTCCTACATCAAGATCTTCGACGTGGGCACACGCTACATGGTGAACCGAGTGCAGGGTCACATCCAGAGCCGCACAGTCTACTACCTCATGAATATCCACGTCACACCTCGCTCCATCTACCTATGCCGGCATGGTGAGAGTGATCTCAACCTCAGAGGCCGCATCGGAGGTGACTCTGGCCTCTCAGTTCGTGGCAAGCAG TATGCCTATGCCCTGGCCAACTTCATTCAGTCCCAGGGCATCAGCTCCCTGAAGGTGTGGACCAGTCACATGAAGAGGACCATCCAGACAGCTGAGGCCCTGGGTGTCCCCTATGAGCAGTGGAAGGCCCTGAATGAGATTGATGCG GGTGTCTGTGAGGAGATGACCTATGAAGAAATCCAGGAACATTACCCTGAAGAATTTGCACTGCGAGACCAAGATAAATATCGCTACCGCTATCCCAAAGGAGAG TCCTATGAGGATCTGGTTCAGCGTCTGGAGCCAGTGATAATGGAGCTAGAACGACAGGAGAATGTACTGGTGATCTGCCACCAGGCCGTCATGCGGTGCCTCCTGGCCTATTTCCTGGATAAAAGTTCAG ATGAGCTTCCATATCTCAAGTGCCCTCTGCACACAGTGCTGAAACTCACTCCTGTGGCTTATG GCTGCAAAGTGGAGTCCATCTACCTGAATGTGGAAGCCGTGAACACACACCGGGAGAAGCCTGAG AATGTGGACATCACCCGGGAACCTGAGGAAGCCCTGGATACTGTCCCTGCCCACTACTGA
- the PFKFB1 gene encoding 6-phosphofructo-2-kinase/fructose-2,6-bisphosphatase 1 isoform X3, whose protein sequence is MEEKTSRIKASIPQFTNSPTMVIMVGLPARGKTYISTKLTRYLNWIGTPTKVFNLGQYRREAVSYKNYEFFLPDNMEALQIRKQCALAALKDVHNYLSREEGHVAVFDATNTTRERRSLILQFAKEHGYKVFFIESICNDPGVIAENIRQVKLGSPDYVDCDREKVLEDFLKRIECYEVNYQPLDEELDSHLSYIKIFDVGTRYMVNRVQGHIQSRTVYYLMNIHVTPRSIYLCRHGESDLNLRGRIGGDSGLSVRGKQYAYALANFIQSQGISSLKVWTSHMKRTIQTAEALGVPYEQWKALNEIDAGVCEEMTYEEIQEHYPEEFALRDQDKYRYRYPKGESYEDLVQRLEPVIMELERQENVLVICHQAVMRCLLAYFLDKSSDELPYLKCPLHTVLKLTPVAYGCKVESIYLNVEAVNTHREKPENVDITREPEEALDTVPAHY, encoded by the exons CATCCATACCCCAGTTTACCAATTCCCCCACGATGGTGATCATGGTGGGTTTACCAGCTCGAGGCAAGACTTATATCTCCACGAAGCTCACACGATATCTCAACTGGATAGGAACACCAACTAAAG TATTTAATTTAGGCCAGTATCGACGAGAGGCAGTGAGCTACAAGAACTATGAATTCTTTCTTCCAGACAACATGGAGGCTCTGCAAATCAGGAA GCAGTGCGCCCTAGCAGCCCTGAAGGATGTTCACAACTATCTCAGCCGTGAAGAAGGTCATGTCGCG GTTTTTGATGCCACCAACACTACCAGAGAACGGCGGTCACTGATCCTGCAGTTTGCAAAAGAACATGGTTACAAG gTGTTTTTCATTGAGTCCATTTGTAATGACCCTGGCGTAATTGCAGAAAACATCAGG CAAGTGAAACTTGGCAGCCCCGATTATGTAGACTGTGACCGTGAAAAGGTTCTGGAAGACTTTCTAAAGAGAATTGAGTGCTATGAGGTCAACTACCAACCCTTGGATGAGGAACTGGACAG CCACCTGTCCTACATCAAGATCTTCGACGTGGGCACACGCTACATGGTGAACCGAGTGCAGGGTCACATCCAGAGCCGCACAGTCTACTACCTCATGAATATCCACGTCACACCTCGCTCCATCTACCTATGCCGGCATGGTGAGAGTGATCTCAACCTCAGAGGCCGCATCGGAGGTGACTCTGGCCTCTCAGTTCGTGGCAAGCAG TATGCCTATGCCCTGGCCAACTTCATTCAGTCCCAGGGCATCAGCTCCCTGAAGGTGTGGACCAGTCACATGAAGAGGACCATCCAGACAGCTGAGGCCCTGGGTGTCCCCTATGAGCAGTGGAAGGCCCTGAATGAGATTGATGCG GGTGTCTGTGAGGAGATGACCTATGAAGAAATCCAGGAACATTACCCTGAAGAATTTGCACTGCGAGACCAAGATAAATATCGCTACCGCTATCCCAAAGGAGAG TCCTATGAGGATCTGGTTCAGCGTCTGGAGCCAGTGATAATGGAGCTAGAACGACAGGAGAATGTACTGGTGATCTGCCACCAGGCCGTCATGCGGTGCCTCCTGGCCTATTTCCTGGATAAAAGTTCAG ATGAGCTTCCATATCTCAAGTGCCCTCTGCACACAGTGCTGAAACTCACTCCTGTGGCTTATG GCTGCAAAGTGGAGTCCATCTACCTGAATGTGGAAGCCGTGAACACACACCGGGAGAAGCCTGAG AATGTGGACATCACCCGGGAACCTGAGGAAGCCCTGGATACTGTCCCTGCCCACTACTGA
- the PFKFB1 gene encoding 6-phosphofructo-2-kinase/fructose-2,6-bisphosphatase 1 isoform X1: protein MSLAATPKMSPEMGELTQTRLQKIWIPHSSGSSRLHRRRGSSIPQFTNSPTMVIMVGLPARGKTYISTKLTRYLNWIGTPTKVFNLGQYRREAVSYKNYEFFLPDNMEALQIRKQCALAALKDVHNYLSREEGHVAVFDATNTTRERRSLILQFAKEHGYKVFFIESICNDPGVIAENIRQVKLGSPDYVDCDREKVLEDFLKRIECYEVNYQPLDEELDSHLSYIKIFDVGTRYMVNRVQGHIQSRTVYYLMNIHVTPRSIYLCRHGESDLNLRGRIGGDSGLSVRGKQYAYALANFIQSQGISSLKVWTSHMKRTIQTAEALGVPYEQWKALNEIDAGVCEEMTYEEIQEHYPEEFALRDQDKYRYRYPKGESYEDLVQRLEPVIMELERQENVLVICHQAVMRCLLAYFLDKSSDELPYLKCPLHTVLKLTPVAYGCKVESIYLNVEAVNTHREKPENVDITREPEEALDTVPAHY, encoded by the exons CATCCATACCCCAGTTTACCAATTCCCCCACGATGGTGATCATGGTGGGTTTACCAGCTCGAGGCAAGACTTATATCTCCACGAAGCTCACACGATATCTCAACTGGATAGGAACACCAACTAAAG TATTTAATTTAGGCCAGTATCGACGAGAGGCAGTGAGCTACAAGAACTATGAATTCTTTCTTCCAGACAACATGGAGGCTCTGCAAATCAGGAA GCAGTGCGCCCTAGCAGCCCTGAAGGATGTTCACAACTATCTCAGCCGTGAAGAAGGTCATGTCGCG GTTTTTGATGCCACCAACACTACCAGAGAACGGCGGTCACTGATCCTGCAGTTTGCAAAAGAACATGGTTACAAG gTGTTTTTCATTGAGTCCATTTGTAATGACCCTGGCGTAATTGCAGAAAACATCAGG CAAGTGAAACTTGGCAGCCCCGATTATGTAGACTGTGACCGTGAAAAGGTTCTGGAAGACTTTCTAAAGAGAATTGAGTGCTATGAGGTCAACTACCAACCCTTGGATGAGGAACTGGACAG CCACCTGTCCTACATCAAGATCTTCGACGTGGGCACACGCTACATGGTGAACCGAGTGCAGGGTCACATCCAGAGCCGCACAGTCTACTACCTCATGAATATCCACGTCACACCTCGCTCCATCTACCTATGCCGGCATGGTGAGAGTGATCTCAACCTCAGAGGCCGCATCGGAGGTGACTCTGGCCTCTCAGTTCGTGGCAAGCAG TATGCCTATGCCCTGGCCAACTTCATTCAGTCCCAGGGCATCAGCTCCCTGAAGGTGTGGACCAGTCACATGAAGAGGACCATCCAGACAGCTGAGGCCCTGGGTGTCCCCTATGAGCAGTGGAAGGCCCTGAATGAGATTGATGCG GGTGTCTGTGAGGAGATGACCTATGAAGAAATCCAGGAACATTACCCTGAAGAATTTGCACTGCGAGACCAAGATAAATATCGCTACCGCTATCCCAAAGGAGAG TCCTATGAGGATCTGGTTCAGCGTCTGGAGCCAGTGATAATGGAGCTAGAACGACAGGAGAATGTACTGGTGATCTGCCACCAGGCCGTCATGCGGTGCCTCCTGGCCTATTTCCTGGATAAAAGTTCAG ATGAGCTTCCATATCTCAAGTGCCCTCTGCACACAGTGCTGAAACTCACTCCTGTGGCTTATG GCTGCAAAGTGGAGTCCATCTACCTGAATGTGGAAGCCGTGAACACACACCGGGAGAAGCCTGAG AATGTGGACATCACCCGGGAACCTGAGGAAGCCCTGGATACTGTCCCTGCCCACTACTGA